One genomic region from Chloroherpetonaceae bacterium encodes:
- the cmk gene encoding (d)CMP kinase, translating to MTKKIIIAIDGPAASGKSTTAKKIAEALGYTYIDTGAMYRAITLKLLLQDAYEKAVHNETYLRDFLNNTEVLLDRGKTFLDGNDVSSEIRENAVSTHVSKVSSLKPVRDKMSTYQRKMGEKRGVVMDGRDIGTVIFPDAELKIYMIASPHERAKRRFEELKLKSKTGFISLSLEELEKEIRERDFEDMNREISPLQKPHDAIELDTSFLSIDEQVSTILALANRVLSSSH from the coding sequence ATGACAAAGAAAATTATCATCGCCATAGATGGCCCTGCCGCTTCAGGAAAAAGTACCACCGCCAAGAAAATCGCCGAAGCTCTCGGTTATACCTACATCGATACCGGCGCAATGTACAGAGCCATTACCTTGAAACTGCTTTTGCAAGATGCTTATGAAAAAGCGGTTCATAATGAAACTTACCTGCGCGATTTTTTGAACAATACCGAGGTATTGTTGGATCGAGGAAAAACATTTTTGGATGGAAATGATGTCAGTTCAGAAATTCGAGAAAATGCAGTATCCACTCACGTGAGTAAAGTGAGTTCACTTAAGCCTGTACGAGATAAAATGTCCACCTATCAACGCAAAATGGGTGAAAAGCGCGGTGTGGTGATGGATGGCCGCGATATCGGCACCGTCATTTTCCCCGATGCTGAACTAAAAATTTATATGATTGCAAGCCCTCATGAACGCGCCAAACGCCGTTTTGAGGAGTTAAAATTGAAGAGCAAAACTGGATTTATCTCGCTCTCCTTAGAAGAGTTAGAAAAAGAAATTCGCGAGCGAGATTTTGAAGATATGAATCGAGAAATTTCTCCACTTCAGAAGCCACATGATGCCATCGAACTCGATACATCCTTTCTTTCAATTGATGAACAAGTTTCTACAATTTTAGCTTTAGCGAACCGCGTACTCTCTTCGTCCCATTAA
- a CDS encoding AAA family ATPase gives MKEWMIKSLKIENFKSIKSLEMKPKRINLLIGKPNVGKSNILEALSLFSIGKSAISDGMIRLKILRQLFYDLDTKKPISVSLGEKSDYEKISIKTDFSKKETLLLKYDSYHKTPYGSGPEDYTLGENPVQEVNFFINQTSISYDFAFKHQVKRYHYNEDVSQTSTLNSVLLHPHGENLISVLESNRELRQTVGKFFKPYGLKLSLNVHVEPPSITIVKELDEELFVPLPYLLIADTLKRIIFYLAAIKSNDFSTLLFEEPETHSYPPYIQQLALEIANSKNNQFFIATHSPYLFHSILEETPIEDVAVYLIDFQDAQTVTKALSNEEISEIQSLGTDIFFNLDKFLPSQNVVA, from the coding sequence ATGAAAGAGTGGATGATCAAAAGTTTGAAGATTGAAAATTTCAAGTCCATCAAATCGCTTGAAATGAAACCCAAGCGAATCAATTTACTTATCGGCAAGCCCAATGTCGGGAAATCGAATATTCTTGAAGCCCTGAGTCTTTTTTCAATTGGAAAAAGCGCAATATCGGATGGTATGATTCGCCTCAAAATTCTTCGCCAACTTTTTTACGACCTTGATACCAAAAAACCGATTTCTGTTTCATTGGGTGAGAAATCTGACTACGAAAAAATTTCTATCAAAACTGATTTCTCAAAAAAAGAAACCCTTCTTTTGAAATATGATAGTTATCATAAAACACCCTATGGCAGTGGCCCAGAGGATTATACTTTAGGAGAAAATCCGGTTCAAGAAGTTAATTTTTTTATAAACCAAACCTCAATCTCCTACGACTTTGCATTTAAGCATCAAGTAAAACGCTATCACTACAATGAAGATGTCTCTCAAACTTCAACCTTAAACAGTGTGTTACTTCATCCTCACGGTGAAAATTTGATTTCAGTTCTCGAATCCAATCGTGAATTGCGGCAAACTGTTGGTAAATTCTTTAAGCCCTATGGCTTAAAACTCTCCCTAAATGTACATGTTGAACCTCCTTCTATCACAATAGTCAAAGAATTGGATGAAGAGCTGTTTGTACCCTTGCCTTATTTACTAATTGCGGATACGTTAAAGCGGATAATTTTCTATCTCGCTGCCATAAAGAGCAATGATTTTTCAACCCTCTTATTCGAAGAGCCTGAAACTCATTCCTATCCGCCTTACATTCAACAGTTGGCTTTAGAGATTGCGAATTCCAAAAACAATCAGTTTTTCATTGCTACGCATAGCCCGTATCTTTTTCACTCAATTTTAGAGGAAACACCAATCGAAGATGTTGCTGTTTATTTAATTGATTTTCAAGATGCGCAAACCGTAACTAAGGCTCTAAGCAATGAAGAGATTTCTGAGATTCAAAGCCTTGGAACCGATATCTTCTTTAACCTCGATAAGTTTCTTCCATCCCAAAATGTCGTTGCCTAA
- a CDS encoding DUF58 domain-containing protein has product MKTQFLDAKTISALGSLKLVAEKILDGFLLGMHSSPMSGIGLEFNQYRSYQPGDDLRRIDWKMLARSDKYFVRECDVETSIGIRLILDASDSMRHEEDGMSKFDYARYLAGAIGLLSYRQGDQLGLQSLGEERIELPFLRSSQHLNRFLLTLEKLQAKGVWPKWEEVSQVFTAKRQRTMAVVFSDLYEIREEEEIKYFLKKISSLGNEVILFHLFGEREATLNYDEKLVEDLETGKRISIGDRKIRAAYRERFNAFMKSVELVCVENGVGYHAVALQTPLEKSLRTFFLERGKKR; this is encoded by the coding sequence ATGAAAACACAATTTTTAGATGCAAAAACAATCTCAGCGCTTGGCTCTTTGAAGCTTGTTGCTGAAAAGATTTTAGATGGCTTTTTACTGGGAATGCATTCCAGCCCGATGTCGGGTATTGGGCTTGAGTTCAATCAGTACCGAAGCTATCAACCCGGAGATGATTTAAGGCGAATTGATTGGAAGATGCTTGCACGCTCCGATAAATACTTTGTGCGTGAGTGCGATGTCGAAACCAGCATTGGGATTCGGCTTATTTTGGATGCAAGCGACTCTATGCGTCATGAAGAAGACGGAATGAGCAAATTTGATTATGCACGGTATCTCGCCGGCGCAATCGGACTTTTGTCGTACAGGCAAGGCGATCAGCTTGGGCTTCAATCGTTGGGAGAAGAGCGGATAGAACTACCATTTCTCCGGTCGAGTCAGCACTTGAATCGGTTTTTACTGACTCTTGAAAAGTTGCAAGCAAAGGGCGTTTGGCCAAAGTGGGAAGAAGTCTCTCAAGTTTTTACAGCGAAGCGGCAACGAACGATGGCGGTTGTCTTTTCTGATCTTTATGAGATTCGTGAAGAAGAAGAGATTAAATACTTTTTGAAGAAAATTTCTTCACTCGGTAATGAAGTGATTTTATTTCATCTTTTTGGGGAGAGAGAAGCAACGCTGAATTATGACGAAAAGCTAGTTGAAGATTTAGAAACAGGGAAGCGCATATCAATTGGTGATCGGAAGATTCGCGCGGCATATCGTGAAAGATTTAATGCATTTATGAAATCGGTTGAATTGGTGTGTGTGGAAAATGGAGTGGGGTATCATGCTGTGGCTTTGCAAACCCCACTTGAGAAATCACTTCGTACCTTTTTTTTAGAGAGAGGAAAGAAGAGGTGA
- a CDS encoding DASH family cryptochrome: MGYQTSLLWFRNDLRLHDNEALHTALQTSKSIVPIYILDPRHFIKTRFGFVKTGPFRAHFLFQSLQNLNSNLEALGNTLHFAIGKPEECLPNIAKEVGAEAIYHHLESTSEEVAVEKALLKNLPDSVKLHGFWGSTLFHPFDLPFHISKLPDVFTEFRKQVEKRSKVRPVFPSPQSIPSFKWGHSLNLDFPSEYLPKLPPESRGVMGNQGFEGGESAALRRLQHYLWETENIVTYKETRNGLLGESYSSKFSPWLANGSLSARKVYREIKRFEEQRISNQSTYWLIFELIWRDYFRFYAAKHGNQIFYRSGIKQELRTVQKNPTTTPSLFEAWRDGNTGFPFIDANMRELKQTGFMSNRGRQNVASFLVHDLGLDWRMGAEYFESILIDYDVCSNYGNWNYVAGVGSDPRENRYFNVIKQSHDYDPQGEYIRTWIPELTSLSSPEIHFPYASELSGAPSLFEPKSPIHYPKPIVRQKYSPPK; the protein is encoded by the coding sequence ATGGGCTATCAAACATCACTACTTTGGTTTCGGAACGACCTTCGCCTGCACGATAACGAGGCGCTTCATACCGCACTTCAAACTTCGAAATCAATTGTTCCAATATACATCCTTGATCCGCGCCATTTTATCAAAACTCGCTTCGGCTTTGTAAAAACCGGCCCTTTCCGTGCTCACTTTTTATTTCAATCCCTTCAAAATCTAAATTCAAATTTGGAAGCGTTGGGAAATACGCTTCATTTTGCAATTGGCAAACCTGAAGAGTGTTTGCCGAACATTGCCAAAGAAGTTGGGGCCGAAGCGATTTATCATCATTTAGAAAGTACTTCCGAAGAAGTAGCTGTTGAAAAAGCGCTTTTAAAAAATCTGCCTGACTCTGTGAAACTCCACGGCTTTTGGGGAAGTACGCTTTTTCATCCTTTTGACCTTCCCTTTCACATCAGCAAATTGCCCGATGTTTTCACTGAGTTTCGAAAGCAAGTCGAAAAGCGCTCTAAAGTTCGTCCTGTTTTTCCATCGCCTCAATCGATTCCTTCCTTCAAATGGGGTCATTCTTTAAATCTGGATTTTCCAAGCGAGTATCTTCCAAAGCTCCCACCCGAAAGCCGCGGGGTGATGGGAAATCAAGGCTTTGAAGGGGGCGAATCCGCCGCGCTTCGTCGTTTGCAACACTACCTCTGGGAAACTGAAAACATTGTAACCTATAAAGAAACTCGAAACGGTCTTTTAGGCGAAAGCTATTCCTCAAAGTTTTCGCCGTGGCTTGCCAATGGAAGCCTTTCTGCCCGAAAAGTGTATCGCGAAATCAAACGCTTTGAAGAACAGCGCATCTCAAACCAATCCACTTATTGGCTCATCTTCGAACTCATTTGGCGCGATTATTTTCGCTTCTATGCCGCAAAACACGGCAATCAAATTTTCTACCGCTCCGGCATCAAGCAAGAGTTGCGCACTGTTCAAAAGAACCCCACAACAACGCCTTCTCTCTTCGAGGCGTGGCGAGATGGAAACACGGGGTTTCCATTTATCGATGCGAATATGAGAGAACTGAAACAAACGGGATTTATGTCGAACCGAGGTCGGCAAAATGTTGCGAGTTTTTTGGTTCATGATTTAGGGCTCGATTGGCGAATGGGTGCCGAGTATTTTGAATCGATTCTGATTGACTATGATGTGTGCAGCAACTACGGGAATTGGAATTATGTCGCCGGTGTGGGAAGCGACCCGCGCGAAAACCGTTACTTCAATGTCATTAAGCAATCTCACGACTACGACCCGCAAGGCGAATACATTCGCACTTGGATCCCCGAATTGACCTCCCTTTCATCTCCCGAAATTCACTTTCCTTATGCCTCCGAGCTTTCAGGCGCCCCGAGTCTCTTTGAACCAAAATCACCGATTCATTATCCCAAGCCGATTGTTCGACAAAAGTATTCGCCACCGAAATAA
- a CDS encoding universal stress protein — MNEDKRDKTSAAENFLALIRKSRRGSFKVYIGMAAGVGKTYRMLSEAHDLLELGVDVIIGYVETHRRIETEEKLSGLPIIPRKKIFYKGRELEEMDIDAILARHPEVVVVDELAHSNVPGSRNQKRYEDVEEILNAGINVISALNIQHLESLAGIVEEATGVEIHERVPDSLLKLADEVVNIDLTADDLIKRLEDGKIYSREKVEVALNNFFQRDNLLKLRELALREVANQVERKIEIEVEQPEKKQIEKILVCISSNPERAKELIRKASRLADRLDAYWFVLYVETPDENPDKISLTLQRHLINNLQTATELGAVVQKIKGSNITETILQFAIEKEISRLVVGRPNQTFWTKLFKTDTLSKLLSKSEGLDIDIDIIA, encoded by the coding sequence ATGAATGAAGATAAGCGCGATAAGACTTCCGCCGCTGAAAACTTCCTCGCTTTGATTCGCAAATCAAGGCGTGGAAGTTTTAAGGTTTATATCGGAATGGCGGCGGGTGTAGGGAAAACCTACCGTATGCTTTCAGAGGCACATGACTTGCTTGAATTGGGCGTTGATGTCATCATCGGTTATGTTGAAACGCATCGGCGTATAGAAACTGAAGAAAAACTTTCCGGACTGCCCATCATTCCCAGAAAAAAAATTTTCTACAAAGGTCGCGAATTAGAGGAAATGGATATTGATGCCATTCTTGCTCGCCACCCCGAGGTTGTTGTTGTTGATGAACTCGCCCACAGCAATGTTCCCGGCTCCCGAAATCAAAAGCGTTATGAGGATGTAGAGGAAATTTTGAATGCGGGAATCAATGTCATTAGTGCATTAAATATCCAACATCTTGAAAGCCTTGCAGGGATTGTGGAAGAGGCCACCGGTGTTGAGATTCACGAACGCGTACCCGATAGTTTACTAAAACTTGCTGATGAAGTGGTTAATATTGACCTCACCGCCGATGACCTCATCAAGCGTTTGGAGGACGGGAAAATTTATTCGCGAGAAAAAGTTGAAGTTGCACTCAACAATTTTTTTCAGCGCGATAACCTTCTCAAACTTCGAGAGCTCGCCTTGCGCGAAGTTGCCAATCAAGTTGAGCGTAAAATTGAAATTGAAGTTGAACAACCTGAAAAAAAGCAGATTGAAAAAATTTTGGTGTGCATCAGTTCCAATCCTGAACGCGCAAAGGAATTGATTCGGAAAGCCTCTCGCCTTGCCGATAGGCTTGATGCCTATTGGTTTGTTCTTTATGTGGAAACACCTGACGAAAACCCCGATAAAATCAGCCTAACGCTTCAACGGCATCTTATCAACAATTTGCAAACTGCCACAGAACTCGGCGCAGTGGTACAGAAAATCAAAGGTTCAAATATTACTGAAACCATTCTTCAGTTTGCAATAGAAAAGGAAATTTCTCGGTTGGTTGTCGGTCGCCCAAATCAAACTTTTTGGACAAAACTTTTCAAAACAGATACGCTTTCAAAATTGCTTTCTAAATCAGAAGGCTTGGATATTGATATTGACATCATTGCTTAA
- the kdpC gene encoding potassium-transporting ATPase subunit KdpC — MKTFKQSLLLTFLLLLFFGGVYPIIIWAVGNLFPHQAVGSPVTKNGQIIGFENVGQNFSAENYFWGRPSAVGYNAASTGGSNLGPTNPAHLEAVKARIDTFLVYHPYLTASEIPADLVTASGGGLDPHISPKAAMIQVKRVAIQRKVDDSSLRVIVQSHIEPPIFGIFGTEKVNVLKLNLSLDEMMKRNE; from the coding sequence ATGAAAACTTTCAAGCAATCTCTCCTCTTAACCTTTTTGTTACTCTTGTTTTTTGGAGGGGTTTATCCGATTATCATTTGGGCAGTAGGAAATCTTTTTCCACACCAAGCCGTCGGCTCTCCGGTAACTAAAAATGGGCAAATTATTGGGTTTGAAAATGTCGGTCAAAATTTTTCGGCTGAGAATTACTTCTGGGGACGCCCGTCAGCCGTCGGGTATAATGCGGCGTCAACAGGCGGTTCAAACTTAGGTCCCACTAATCCCGCTCACCTTGAAGCAGTAAAAGCACGAATTGATACATTTCTCGTTTATCATCCTTATTTAACCGCCTCCGAAATTCCTGCCGATTTGGTTACGGCAAGCGGCGGCGGCTTAGACCCACACATTTCTCCAAAGGCTGCAATGATTCAAGTGAAGCGTGTTGCCATTCAAAGAAAAGTTGATGATTCATCGCTTCGCGTCATCGTTCAATCGCACATTGAGCCGCCGATCTTCGGAATTTTTGGAACAGAGAAAGTTAATGTGCTTAAATTAAATCTCTCTTTAGATGAGATGATGAAACGAAATGAATGA
- a CDS encoding acyltransferase: MNQINKGLGTGSGYLEKLDVLRGIAILSVVAYHFHGEWFYERINKYDGWWLNTNGYTFAEVFRTFFPTSFGWAGVELFFVISGFVIHYGYLQSGKERPNWIQFFNKRFWRIYPPYLFSMIFFALLMEKGTLTTKDFWSHVFMVHNFSTETFFGINASYWSLGVEMQFYLLYPLALYIRSRVGIKGLLAIGFVIHLGFGAIGLLMDWHSLPYDKNALKVWILWLMGCAAAEFYLDGKRIFPNSPITFWTIFLLFFPLKAIWFSPYITDLYISAVSAFGIELYLNSEKKSLGFVERKLSEIGICSYSMYLLHYLALITLTGRFQAFGLAKEYPWLRLIDGVILFGAVFLLSRAYYDYVEIRSIEWGKAFYEKVLKKLMGRREYAVR, translated from the coding sequence ATGAATCAGATAAATAAGGGACTAGGAACCGGTTCGGGATACTTAGAAAAACTTGATGTTTTAAGAGGCATTGCGATTCTCTCGGTGGTGGCATATCACTTTCACGGAGAGTGGTTTTATGAGCGAATCAATAAATATGATGGGTGGTGGCTAAACACAAACGGGTACACCTTTGCCGAAGTGTTTCGGACTTTTTTCCCGACATCATTTGGTTGGGCAGGTGTTGAGCTATTTTTTGTGATTAGTGGGTTTGTAATTCATTACGGGTATTTACAGAGCGGAAAAGAAAGGCCGAATTGGATTCAATTTTTCAACAAAAGATTTTGGAGAATCTATCCTCCCTACCTTTTTTCAATGATTTTTTTTGCCCTATTGATGGAGAAAGGAACCCTCACGACAAAGGATTTTTGGAGCCACGTCTTTATGGTTCACAATTTTTCGACAGAAACATTTTTCGGGATTAATGCCTCTTATTGGAGTTTGGGCGTTGAGATGCAGTTTTATCTCTTATACCCTCTGGCATTATATATCCGAAGCCGAGTGGGAATTAAAGGACTTTTGGCAATTGGGTTCGTAATACACTTGGGCTTTGGGGCAATTGGGCTTTTGATGGATTGGCACTCATTGCCATACGATAAAAATGCTCTTAAAGTTTGGATTTTATGGTTAATGGGCTGCGCAGCCGCTGAATTTTATCTCGATGGAAAACGAATTTTCCCGAATTCGCCGATTACATTTTGGACGATATTTCTCCTCTTTTTTCCTCTTAAGGCAATTTGGTTTTCACCCTACATCACTGACCTTTATATCTCGGCGGTTTCTGCTTTTGGGATTGAATTGTATTTAAATTCTGAGAAAAAGTCACTTGGGTTTGTAGAGCGAAAGCTGAGTGAAATTGGAATTTGCAGCTATAGCATGTACTTGCTTCATTATTTGGCGCTTATCACACTGACAGGGAGATTTCAAGCTTTTGGTTTGGCAAAAGAGTATCCTTGGCTTAGGCTAATAGATGGTGTCATTCTTTTTGGGGCGGTGTTTTTGCTCTCGAGAGCATACTATGATTATGTCGAAATCCGCTCAATTGAATGGGGTAAGGCGTTTTACGAAAAGGTGTTGAAGAAATTAATGGGACGAAGAGAGTACGCGGTTCGCTAA
- a CDS encoding ATP-binding protein — protein MTLKFRLYFGYALLALLVALTGGASLYVVSWLSNEPSEIIKANYQSIAYSEQMVDALDELTLNQLYPQNTQFTLSKQTFEKNLLLAENNITEVGEKETLDTLRNQYELLLQQNRNDSLSFVSTATAIRATLLSLRSLNESAMFQRIDRVKTRTRSAEFYIGLIILISFVVVIFGVWKITPLVIVPLNDLSDKISSISERKYSERLPEASRDELGKVARAFNQMAARLEEFERSNIEELTAAKKRAEAIVESIPDGVLVFSPNHTIILANRIASELIGLSKSELIGKNAADLSQTNNLISELLSKMNRNEKREEFLRIAVDGKEEFFAQDIITVDSEEQNLGKVLLLKNVTGFKILDEQKSGFVATVSHELRTPLSAINMSLLLLEDPRLQSNKEEQQKLMNTMKTEVKRLLRIVNELLLLSKTTTPNSSFNFEKIRIEQLFDAALTPTLLQFEEKKIQFSYSFLPDTPEFNADLGKLSWVLINLLNNAVKFTPENGKVELLSNFDSEHVYLKVKDSGIGIAPQFQEKIFEKFFQIPQPESSQPGGAGLGLSIAKEIILAHKGTIQVVSEPGKGTEFIITLPIVI, from the coding sequence ATGACACTTAAATTTCGTTTATACTTCGGCTACGCGTTGCTTGCATTACTCGTTGCCTTAACGGGAGGCGCATCGCTTTATGTGGTTTCTTGGCTTTCAAATGAGCCCTCTGAAATCATTAAAGCCAATTATCAAAGCATCGCATATTCTGAACAAATGGTTGATGCCTTAGACGAACTCACCTTAAATCAACTCTACCCTCAAAACACTCAATTCACCTTGAGCAAGCAAACGTTTGAGAAGAATTTGCTCTTAGCCGAAAACAATATTACCGAAGTAGGAGAAAAGGAAACGCTTGATACTTTAAGAAATCAGTATGAACTTCTCTTACAACAGAATCGGAATGATTCCCTTTCGTTTGTTTCAACCGCAACTGCGATTCGGGCTACTCTTCTCTCTCTTCGGTCGCTCAATGAATCGGCAATGTTTCAAAGAATTGACCGTGTTAAAACCCGCACACGGTCGGCAGAGTTTTACATTGGCTTGATTATTCTTATTTCCTTTGTTGTGGTCATTTTTGGTGTATGGAAAATCACGCCCTTGGTCATTGTTCCTCTTAACGACCTTTCAGATAAAATCTCTTCGATTTCAGAACGAAAATATTCCGAACGGCTACCCGAAGCCTCTCGAGATGAATTGGGAAAAGTAGCTCGAGCTTTTAATCAAATGGCGGCACGACTTGAAGAATTTGAACGGTCTAACATTGAAGAACTTACCGCAGCAAAAAAGCGCGCCGAAGCCATTGTGGAATCCATTCCGGATGGTGTCTTGGTGTTTTCTCCAAACCATACCATCATCTTGGCCAATCGTATTGCAAGCGAATTAATTGGTCTTTCAAAATCGGAATTGATTGGAAAAAATGCAGCGGATTTATCGCAAACCAATAACTTGATTTCAGAACTTCTCTCCAAAATGAACAGGAATGAAAAGAGAGAAGAGTTTTTAAGAATTGCAGTGGATGGGAAAGAGGAGTTTTTTGCACAAGATATCATTACAGTCGATTCAGAAGAACAAAACTTGGGAAAAGTATTGCTTCTGAAAAATGTTACGGGGTTTAAAATTTTAGATGAGCAGAAGTCGGGTTTTGTGGCTACGGTTTCGCATGAGCTTCGCACACCGCTTTCAGCAATTAATATGAGCTTGCTCTTACTTGAAGACCCACGTCTTCAATCGAACAAAGAAGAACAGCAAAAGCTTATGAATACGATGAAAACTGAGGTAAAGCGGCTGCTTAGAATTGTTAATGAATTGCTTTTGCTCTCAAAAACAACGACTCCGAATAGCTCTTTTAATTTTGAAAAAATTAGAATCGAACAGCTCTTTGATGCCGCTCTCACACCCACGCTCTTGCAATTCGAAGAAAAGAAAATTCAATTCTCTTATTCATTTCTACCTGATACCCCTGAATTCAATGCCGATTTGGGAAAACTTTCGTGGGTTCTTATCAATCTGCTCAATAATGCTGTAAAGTTTACTCCCGAAAATGGAAAGGTAGAATTGCTTTCAAATTTTGATAGCGAACATGTTTATCTAAAGGTAAAAGATTCGGGGATTGGAATTGCACCGCAGTTTCAAGAAAAAATATTTGAGAAGTTTTTTCAAATCCCTCAGCCTGAAAGTTCACAACCCGGTGGTGCAGGGCTCGGATTATCTATCGCAAAAGAAATTATCCTTGCTCATAAAGGAACGATACAAGTTGTCTCAGAACCCGGTAAAGGAACTGAGTTTATCATAACTCTTCCAATCGTTATTTAG